DNA from Mucilaginibacter mallensis:
TCCAAACCCTGTTAACGGAGGGCGCGAAGGACAGCACAATTAACGAGGCCTTTGTATTAGGCTGTATTTCCTGTATATTCTGGACACTAACCCTGCAAACCACCTTTAAATATATCTTCATCACCCTACAAGCCGATAACAAAGGTGAAGGTGGTATATTTTCACTATATGCCCTGGTTAGGCGTTATGGTAAATGGCTGGCTATACCCGCAATAATTGGCGCAGGTACATTACTGGCCGATGGTATTATCACTCCCCCAATATCCGTTACCTCGGCAATTGAAGGGTTAAGCAACGTACCGTCATTAGCATCCAAATTTGTGCCGGGCAATACCCTTATTATAGGTATTGTTATTGGTATTATACTGCTATTGTTCTTCTTCCAGCAATTTGGCACAAAGGTAGTAGGCTCGGCCTTTGGCCCTGTTATGCTGATGTGGTTTTTAATGATAGGTCTTTTAGGCTCCTTACAACTGGCGCATAATCTTTCTATTTTAAAGGCGCTAAGCCCCTATTATGGTGCAAAATTACTGATTGAACATCCGCATGGTTTCTGGCTTTTAGGCGCGGTATTCTTATGTACCACTGGTGCTGAGGCATTATATTCGGATCTTGGGCATTGCGGCCGCAAAAACATCCAGATGAGCTGGATATTTGTAAAAATCACCTTATTATTAAATTACATGGGGCAGGCGGCCTGGGTTTTAACACAACCGGCCAATACAAACTACTCGGGCATTAACCCATTTTACCAGATAGTGCCCAACCCGCATCTATTAATGATTCCATGCGTTGCTTTAGCTACCCTGGCCACCATTATTGCCAGCCAGGCACTCATCAGCGGATCATTCACTTTAATTAGTGAGGCAGTGAGCATGAACTTCTGGCCGCGTATCACCATAAAATATCCATCAAACGTTCGCGGGCAGATTTATATACCCAGCATTAACTGGTTACTGTGTTTTGGTTGTGTGGCCGTAACATTGTACTTCCAAACATCAGAGCACATGACAGCTGCCTATGGTTTCTCCATCACCATAGCCATGCTCATGACCACTATTTTAATGTATTACTTTATGCGCTATGTAAAACACTGGCCTATATGGCTGGTAACCATTATACTGTGCGTGTTTTTATGTGTAGAGTTTAGTTTCTTTATAACAAACGCAGCTAAATTATTGAAACGTATATTCTTTGTCTTCTTTGAAATAGGGTTGATATTTACCATGTATGTTTGGTTCAGGGCACGTAAGATCAATAACCGTTTCTTGCATTTTATCGATCTTAAAGACCAGATCCCGATGCTGAACGCCTTAAGCGCTGATGAAACTATCCCTAAATATTCAAGTCAGCTTATTTATTTAACCAAGGCAAACAACAGCAGGCAGATAGAGGAAAAGGTAATTTACTCTATCATGAGCCGGAGCCCAAAACGTGCCGATACTTATTGGTTTATCCATATTGACACTACAGATGAGCCTTATACCATGGAATACAGTGTTGACCAGGTAGAACACGGCAAGATCATCAGGGTTGATTTCCGACTCGGTTTCCGTATACAGCCAAGGGTTAACGTATTGTTCAGAAAAGTAGTTGAGGATATGGTTGCCCGCGGCGAACTGGATATTACCAGCAAGTACGAATCACTTAAGCAGTTTAAAGTAGTTTCCGACTTCCGTTTTGTGATACTGGAGAAATTCCTGTCATACAATAACCTGTTCAGTATATCTGAATCGTTTATATTGAACAGTTATTTCAGTATTAAGAAACTGGCCCAAAGCGAAGCAAAAGCATTCGGTTTGGATACCAGCGAAACTTATGTTGAGAAGATTCCGTTAGTAGTAAAACCGGTAAGCAACATCCTGCTAAAAAGAGTTGACCCGGTAACTTTGGAACCGGTACATTAAGATGAAATAATCCTTATGTCATTGCGAGGAGGAACGACGTGGCAATCTCGTCGCGTTCAATATCCAAGCGACGAGATTGCCGCGCTATCGCTCGCAATGACATAAAGGACTATTTCCAATAATCAACCACATAGCCTACTATTTCTTTCAGGTAGATGCTCCACCCATCCAGGGCGTTGGCATCCGGAATAAGGAAACTGGCTATACTAATATCGCCATGCCCAGCCATGTAATTGCATGGATAGGCCACTACATCTAATCCGTGTTTTTTAAATATCATCATGGAGCGCCTCATGTGAAAATCAGAAGTAACCAATAAATAAGGTGGCTGCACATGATTTGCCAGGAGTATTCTTTTTGAAAAATCTGCATTCTCAATGGTATTCCGTGAATTACTTTCTATCAGTATACTGCTATCAGGAATATTAAGATCCTTTAATTGCTCTTTTGTCCAGGTACCTTCACGGTAATTACCTGCGATCAGATTACCGTTGCCGCCCGTTATTAGTATCCGCTTTACTCTGCCTGTTTCCAGCAGCCTCACACCCTGTATAAATCGGTCGGCGCTTTCATTAAAATAACCGTTACCGTTTTTATCCGCCGATGAAAAGCCACCTAATACAATGGCACAACTATATTTTTCATTTCCGGAATAAGGCTGGTAACCCCACAGTGTTGCAAATTCATTAAATAAAAAGGAGTTAGAAAGCAGAAAAAGTAAAACAACAGATGATATAAACAATCGCTTTTTGCGTTTCTTATTTTTAGTTACGAGCCCCGCAATAACCAATGCGAAAACCCATAACAAAGGAAAAAGCAGGAAAAGTAAAACTTTGGAAAGGATGAAGTACATACTCTATTTAACAGTCTAAGTTAAGAATTTACTCTATTAGAATTTGAGGTAAAAAAAAAGGGCAGTTACAAACTGCCCTGATCCGGGGGTTTCAGTTATAAACTGAAACCAGTATTTCTTTTTTTCTTTTATTATTCTCACTCACTGGCTTCAGTTTATAACTGAAGCCTAAAGATGATGACAGTTTGCAAAGTCATCTGTAACTATTTTATACCGTAATGGTCATTCATCAGCTTAACAAACACACCACCAGGCAAAATTGCTTTTAACGTGGGCACAATGGTTTGACCAATAGCACCAACTAAGTAACTATGTTTAGGGCTTGATTTGCCAACTATCTTGCAAATTTGGTCAGCCAATTTTGATGGATCAGCACCAATGCTTTCATCTTTTTCCATGGCTGCCACGGCTGCATCGTATTCTTTATTTAGCTGCTCGTTTTTTAATGGGAATGGTGCTTTTTCGCGACTGGCGGTAAAGTCAGTCTTAAAATCACCCGGATTTACCACTACCACTTTAACACCTGTATTTTGCAGCTCCATACGCAGGCTTTCAGAGTAACCTTCAATAGCAAATTTCGACGCGCTGTATAACCCCTGGTAAGGCAGGCCAAATAAACCTGCTAATGAACCTATGTTTATAACTAACCCCTGTTTCTTTTCAATCATCCCCGGTAATACCGCGCTGCTTACACGCACTACGCCAAAAAAGTTAACCTCAAATTGTTTTTTAGCAATATCAACAGGCATAGCATATAGCGGACCGGTTATGCCATTACCTGCATTGTTAACCAGTACATCAATTTTACCTTCGGCTTTAATAATAGTATCAATGGCTGTTTGTACCGATGCATCATCGGTAACATCCATGCTAAGTGGTTTAAACGGTACGTCTTTAATTTTTTTCGCGTCGCGGGAGGTTCCGTAAACCGTATGGCCCTGGGCCTGCAGCGCTTTTGCCGTAGCTAAACCTAAACCTGATGAGGCTCCCGTAACCAGAATTACTTTCTTCATTTTAATGGTCTGATAATTTTTGTATAAACATACTAATTTCATCCAACAACATAATTCTTAACAAAGAAATTTCCTTATAGGTGTATTCTGCAATAAAATCATTACACAAACCCTGCTTATTTTCCTCTATAAAAATGGTAGCTTCCGGAAATTTTAGATTCAAAACATATTTAACAAAATTTAACAAAAAACTTAACGTTTAAGGTTGCGGAAAGGGCATTGTCTTTTTAAATTTCGCCCCTCAAAAAAAGTATACGCATGGAAGAAATAAATAGTGGCACACAGCCTGTTACGCCCGACGCACTGCCGGGGAATTCATCATACGGGACAGATATCCGCGCTATAAATGAGATGATCCAAAAGGAGAGCGCTTTTATCGACCTGTTAAAAATGGAATTGGATAAAGTGATCGTTGGCCAAAAAAATATGGTTGAGCGTTTGCTGATCGGCTTACTGGCTGATGGGCATATCCTGCTGGAAGGTGTTCCGGGCCTGGCAAAAACCCTGGCCATCAACTCACTTTCAAAAGCTATTGATGCCGGTTTCAGCCGCATACAGTTCACACCCGACCTGCTCCCTGCCGATTTACTGGGAACAATGATATATAACCAAAAGAAGGAAGAATTTGTGGTGCGCAAGGGCCCGTTATTCTCCAACTTTATTTTGGCGGATGAGATTAACCGTGCACCTGCTAAAGTACAAAGTGCATTACTTGAAGCCATGCAGGAGCGCCAGGTTACCATTGGTGATACTACCTTTAAGCTGCCTGAACCTTTCCTGGTACTGGCAACCCAAAACCCTATTGAACAGGAAGGTACTTACCCGCTGCCAGAGGCACAGGTCGACCGTTTTATGCTGAAAGTAGTTATCGGTTACCCGAACAAAGAAGATGAAAAGAAAATTGTTCGTGCCAGCATATCGCCGCAAGGCTTTCCAAAGATCAATCCTGTAGTACATCCTGATGCGATACTAAAGGCGCGCAAGGTGGTACGTGAAGTGTACATGGATGAAAAGATTGAGCAATATATTATTGATATAGTTTTTGCCACCCGTTATCCGGAGCAGTACAAACTAGCAAAATATAAAAACCTCATCAGCTTTGGCGCTTCGCCAAGGGCGAGTATAAATTTGGCGCTGGCTGCAAA
Protein-coding regions in this window:
- a CDS encoding KUP/HAK/KT family potassium transporter gives rise to the protein MNPHLKKVTAAGLLITLGIIFGDIGTSPLYVFQTLLTEGAKDSTINEAFVLGCISCIFWTLTLQTTFKYIFITLQADNKGEGGIFSLYALVRRYGKWLAIPAIIGAGTLLADGIITPPISVTSAIEGLSNVPSLASKFVPGNTLIIGIVIGIILLLFFFQQFGTKVVGSAFGPVMLMWFLMIGLLGSLQLAHNLSILKALSPYYGAKLLIEHPHGFWLLGAVFLCTTGAEALYSDLGHCGRKNIQMSWIFVKITLLLNYMGQAAWVLTQPANTNYSGINPFYQIVPNPHLLMIPCVALATLATIIASQALISGSFTLISEAVSMNFWPRITIKYPSNVRGQIYIPSINWLLCFGCVAVTLYFQTSEHMTAAYGFSITIAMLMTTILMYYFMRYVKHWPIWLVTIILCVFLCVEFSFFITNAAKLLKRIFFVFFEIGLIFTMYVWFRARKINNRFLHFIDLKDQIPMLNALSADETIPKYSSQLIYLTKANNSRQIEEKVIYSIMSRSPKRADTYWFIHIDTTDEPYTMEYSVDQVEHGKIIRVDFRLGFRIQPRVNVLFRKVVEDMVARGELDITSKYESLKQFKVVSDFRFVILEKFLSYNNLFSISESFILNSYFSIKKLAQSEAKAFGLDTSETYVEKIPLVVKPVSNILLKRVDPVTLEPVH
- a CDS encoding YdcF family protein, whose translation is MYFILSKVLLFLLFPLLWVFALVIAGLVTKNKKRKKRLFISSVVLLFLLSNSFLFNEFATLWGYQPYSGNEKYSCAIVLGGFSSADKNGNGYFNESADRFIQGVRLLETGRVKRILITGGNGNLIAGNYREGTWTKEQLKDLNIPDSSILIESNSRNTIENADFSKRILLANHVQPPYLLVTSDFHMRRSMMIFKKHGLDVVAYPCNYMAGHGDISIASFLIPDANALDGWSIYLKEIVGYVVDYWK
- a CDS encoding SDR family oxidoreductase, whose product is MKKVILVTGASSGLGLATAKALQAQGHTVYGTSRDAKKIKDVPFKPLSMDVTDDASVQTAIDTIIKAEGKIDVLVNNAGNGITGPLYAMPVDIAKKQFEVNFFGVVRVSSAVLPGMIEKKQGLVINIGSLAGLFGLPYQGLYSASKFAIEGYSESLRMELQNTGVKVVVVNPGDFKTDFTASREKAPFPLKNEQLNKEYDAAVAAMEKDESIGADPSKLADQICKIVGKSSPKHSYLVGAIGQTIVPTLKAILPGGVFVKLMNDHYGIK
- a CDS encoding AAA family ATPase produces the protein MEEINSGTQPVTPDALPGNSSYGTDIRAINEMIQKESAFIDLLKMELDKVIVGQKNMVERLLIGLLADGHILLEGVPGLAKTLAINSLSKAIDAGFSRIQFTPDLLPADLLGTMIYNQKKEEFVVRKGPLFSNFILADEINRAPAKVQSALLEAMQERQVTIGDTTFKLPEPFLVLATQNPIEQEGTYPLPEAQVDRFMLKVVIGYPNKEDEKKIVRASISPQGFPKINPVVHPDAILKARKVVREVYMDEKIEQYIIDIVFATRYPEQYKLAKYKNLISFGASPRASINLALAAKAYAFIKRRGYVIPEDVRAISHDVLRHRVGLTYEAEAENITSEDIITGILNAVEVP